CAAGTGCCTTCATGCGAATTTTTTCCAATGGAAGCATTAAAAACGAATGTTATAGGTACAGAAAATGTTATTGATGCGGCAATCCAAGAAGGTGCAAAAAAACTAATATTACTTAGCACAGATAAAGCAGTTTACCCAATTAATGCAATGGGCATGTCAAAAGCATTAGCAGAAAAAGTTCTTATAGCAAAAAGTAGAAATCTAAATGGTTCCGGCTTAATTATTTGTGCTACAAGATATGGAAATGTAATGGCTTCAAGAGGAAGTGTTATCCCTTTATTTGTGGATCAAATAAAAAATGGGAAAAACATTACAATTACAGACCCAAATATGACTCGTTTTATGATGTCTTTGAGTGATGCAGTTAATTTAGTTTTATACACTTTTGAACATGGAGAACAAGGTGACATATTTGTTCAAAAAGCACCTGCTTCAACCATTTACGATTTGGCAATTGCATTACAAGATATATTTAACAGCAAAAATGAAGTGAAAATTATTGGCACTAGGCATGGTGAAAAACTATATGAAACTTTAGTAAATAGAGAAGAAATGGTAAAAGCTATTGAATTGGAGAATTATTATAAAATTCCTGCAGATACTCGTGATTTAAATTATAATAAATATTTTTTAGAAGGAGTAGAAGACGTTTCAATAATTGATGATTACCATTCTCATAATACAAAAAGATTAAATATAAGTGAACTGAAAGAATTGTTAATGAATCTTGATTATATTAAAAATGAATTAAAATAAAAAAACAATGAAAGTAATGACTATAGTCGGGACACGTCCTGAAATAATTAAATTAAGCAGAGTTATAAATCAACTTGAAAAATATACTGAACATACTTTAGTTCATACAGGGCAAAATTACGCTTATGAATTAAATGAATTATTTTTCAATGAAATGGGAATAAGAAAACCCGATATTTTTCTGGATGCAGTTGGTAAAACAACAGCTGAAACTATAGGTAATATAATTGCAAAATCAGATGAAGTTATGGATAGTATTAAGCCTGATGCTGTATTGTTATATGGCGATACAAATAGTTGCTTAGCTGTTATTTCTGCTAAAAGAAAAAAAATTCCAATTTTCCATTTTGAAGCAGGAAATCGTTGTTTTGATCAAAGAGTACCTGAGGAAATTAACAGAAAAATTGTAGATCACTTGAGCGATATTAATATGCCACTTACTGAACATGCTAGAAAATATTTATTAAATGAAGGGCTTAAACCTGAAACTGTTATTAAAACAGGTTCTCCAATGAAAGAAATTTTAATTTACAATATGCCTAAAATTGAAAAATCTGAAATTCTTTCAAAGCTTAATTTAAAAGAAAGAGATTATTTTGTTTTAAGTACTCATAGAGAAGAAAATGTAGATTCAGAAGAAAATTTCTCAGATTTACTTAACTCCTTAAACGATATAGTCACTAAATATGATAAAAGAATTATAGTTTCTACACATCCTCGCACAATGAAACGCTTGGAAGAATCGAAAAATAAGTGTTTAGATAAAAGAATCGAATTTATGAAACCTATGGGTTTTTTTGACTATGTTAAATTGCAAATTAATGCATATTGTGTGATTTCTGATAGCGGAACAATAACCGAAGAATCTTCAATTTTAAACTTTCCTGCTATTACTATTAGACAAGCACACGAACGACCTGAAGGAATGGATGAAGGAACATTAATAATGTCTGGATTAAAGAGTGATTTGGTTCTTCAAGCAATTAATGTTGTTACCTCTCAACATGGTTATAAAAACAGAAAATTTAAATTAGTTAATGATTATGATGTAGATAATTTTTCATTGAAAGTAATAAGAATTTTGTTTAGTTATGTTGATTATGTAAATAGAACAGTCTGGAAAAAAACAAAATAATATGGAATCTTTAAAAAAGAAAATACTGATTATAGACGCTACAAGTATGTCAGGTCATATCATTAGTGATTACTTGGATTCCTTATGTAAATTCCAAATTATAAAATTAATTTGTGACATATCACTTGCAAATAATGATAATTATATTGATATATTTAACAAGGAGTTATTGGAAGAGACTATTCAACAGCAAAAACCTGATATTATTGTTAATTGTTTACGATTGCTTATTGAAGAATCTGAGTCTAATCCAGATAAAGCAATTTATTATAATAGTTTTTTACCTCATTTTCTGGCAAAAATTGCAAGGCAAATTAACGCTAAAGTTATACAACTTAGTACAGATTGTGTATTTTCAGGTAAAAAAGGGAGTTACAATGAAGATGATTTTAAAGATGGAGAAACCTTTTATGCAAGGACAAAAGCTTTAGGTGAGCTTATAAATGACACTGATTTAACCATCAGAACTTCTTTTATTGGTCCAAATATTAACCATAAAAATGAAGAACTTTTTCATTGGTTTATGTCACAGAAAGTCAATGTCAGTGGTTATTGTAATGTATATTGGACAGGTGTAACAACTTTAGAATTAGCAAAGTGTATTGAAAAGGCAATTTTATTGGATATTAAAGGTATATATCATCTCGTTCCTAAATATAAAATATCAAAATATGATTTGCTTAATCTAATAAAGAAAATCTGGGGAAAGAATATTATTATTAATAAACAGGAAAATCTTATTATTGACAAAAGTCTAATTGACAATCGTAATCTAATAAAGGTTCAAGATTACGAAAAAATGTTTAATGAATTATTTGTATGGATGAATAATAATAAATTGTATTGTAATTATAACTAATAATTATTTTAATGTTAGAATAAGTGAGGATATATATTTATTCAGTGTCAACTATTTGCGATTAGTAAATGAATTTATAAAATTTCATCTAATTTGTAAATGTTGTTTTTGCAGTTACTAAAGTAAATTTTCAATCAAAGCATGTGTTTTTATCAAA
The sequence above is a segment of the Lentimicrobiaceae bacterium genome. Coding sequences within it:
- a CDS encoding polysaccharide biosynthesis protein, translated to MGLFNNKILLITGGTGSFGNAVLRRFLDSDIKEIRIFSRDEKKQDDMRQQYHHNDKIKYYIGDVRDKRSVSTVMKGVDYIFHAAALKQVPSCEFFPMEALKTNVIGTENVIDAAIQEGAKKLILLSTDKAVYPINAMGMSKALAEKVLIAKSRNLNGSGLIICATRYGNVMASRGSVIPLFVDQIKNGKNITITDPNMTRFMMSLSDAVNLVLYTFEHGEQGDIFVQKAPASTIYDLAIALQDIFNSKNEVKIIGTRHGEKLYETLVNREEMVKAIELENYYKIPADTRDLNYNKYFLEGVEDVSIIDDYHSHNTKRLNISELKELLMNLDYIKNELK
- the wecB gene encoding UDP-N-acetylglucosamine 2-epimerase (non-hydrolyzing), with amino-acid sequence MKVMTIVGTRPEIIKLSRVINQLEKYTEHTLVHTGQNYAYELNELFFNEMGIRKPDIFLDAVGKTTAETIGNIIAKSDEVMDSIKPDAVLLYGDTNSCLAVISAKRKKIPIFHFEAGNRCFDQRVPEEINRKIVDHLSDINMPLTEHARKYLLNEGLKPETVIKTGSPMKEILIYNMPKIEKSEILSKLNLKERDYFVLSTHREENVDSEENFSDLLNSLNDIVTKYDKRIIVSTHPRTMKRLEESKNKCLDKRIEFMKPMGFFDYVKLQINAYCVISDSGTITEESSILNFPAITIRQAHERPEGMDEGTLIMSGLKSDLVLQAINVVTSQHGYKNRKFKLVNDYDVDNFSLKVIRILFSYVDYVNRTVWKKTK
- a CDS encoding sugar nucleotide-binding protein, translating into MESLKKKILIIDATSMSGHIISDYLDSLCKFQIIKLICDISLANNDNYIDIFNKELLEETIQQQKPDIIVNCLRLLIEESESNPDKAIYYNSFLPHFLAKIARQINAKVIQLSTDCVFSGKKGSYNEDDFKDGETFYARTKALGELINDTDLTIRTSFIGPNINHKNEELFHWFMSQKVNVSGYCNVYWTGVTTLELAKCIEKAILLDIKGIYHLVPKYKISKYDLLNLIKKIWGKNIIINKQENLIIDKSLIDNRNLIKVQDYEKMFNELFVWMNNNKLYCNYN